One segment of Methylotenera versatilis 79 DNA contains the following:
- a CDS encoding adenosylcobalamin-dependent ribonucleoside-diphosphate reductase, with protein MLKAVETAKKVGENMQNETAKEIPIQAVSLDIWDKKYRLKAKNGDHVDQNIDDSYSRVARALADVETTDDKRHEWHEKFLWALRRGAIPAGRITSNAGALEHKPATSTINCTVSGVVEDSMDNILGKVHEAGLTLKAGCGIGYEFSTLRPKGAFVAGAGAYTSGPLSFMDIYDKMCFTVSSAGGRRGAQMATFDISHPDVTDFIKAKRENGRLRQFNLSCLITKEFMEAVKADAEWKLAFPVTEKEAIVDGLNVNDEAHVVWREWPVKGKYLTQDHGLDAGKVACRVYKTIKARRLWDVIMSSTYDFAEPGFILIDRVNEMNNNWFCENIRATNPCGEQPLPPYGACLLGSVNLTKFVKKPFTDEAHFDWAEYREVVAIFTRMLDNVVEINGLPLQQQRDEIARKRRHGMGYLGLGSSLTMMKMKYGEEDSIKFTDEVTRVMAEVGWEIGVQLADEKGAAPIMEEKFEVTADMLAKRPEMAADGIKVGSKVAGKVLLGKYSRYMQQFPEGLRNQIATKGVRFTHHSSIAPTGTISLSLANNASNGIEPSFAHHYNRNVIREGKKSKEKVDVFSYELLAYRELINPKAMPFSDKEDEKLPDYFLDSSTIMAKAHVDIQAASQKWIDSSISKTINVPTDYDFEDFKSIYLYAYDKGLKGCTTFRFNPEAFQGVLVTEKDLENTTYKFTLDDGTELEVKGNEEIEYDGEIHSAANLYDALKEGYYGKF; from the coding sequence ATGTTAAAGGCAGTAGAAACAGCAAAAAAAGTAGGCGAAAATATGCAGAATGAAACCGCAAAGGAAATCCCTATTCAAGCGGTTTCACTGGATATTTGGGATAAAAAATATCGATTAAAAGCCAAAAATGGCGACCACGTTGATCAGAATATAGATGATTCTTACTCACGCGTGGCGCGTGCGCTGGCCGATGTAGAAACAACGGATGATAAACGCCATGAATGGCATGAGAAATTTCTATGGGCATTGCGCCGTGGCGCGATTCCAGCTGGCCGCATCACCTCTAACGCGGGTGCGTTAGAGCATAAACCAGCCACTTCAACTATCAATTGCACGGTGTCTGGCGTGGTTGAAGACAGCATGGACAATATTTTAGGCAAAGTACATGAAGCTGGCTTAACCCTAAAGGCGGGTTGCGGTATCGGTTACGAGTTCTCCACATTGCGTCCAAAAGGCGCATTCGTAGCGGGTGCGGGTGCTTATACCAGCGGCCCATTATCTTTCATGGATATATACGACAAAATGTGTTTCACCGTGTCCAGCGCTGGTGGCCGCCGTGGTGCACAAATGGCAACATTTGATATTTCACACCCTGATGTGACGGATTTTATTAAAGCCAAACGCGAGAATGGCCGTTTACGCCAATTCAACTTAAGCTGCTTGATTACAAAAGAGTTCATGGAAGCGGTAAAAGCGGATGCTGAGTGGAAACTGGCTTTCCCTGTGACGGAAAAAGAAGCGATTGTTGACGGCTTAAATGTAAACGATGAAGCGCATGTGGTGTGGCGCGAGTGGCCAGTTAAAGGTAAATACTTAACGCAAGACCATGGCTTAGACGCAGGAAAAGTCGCTTGCCGCGTTTATAAAACTATCAAAGCACGCCGTTTGTGGGATGTAATTATGTCCAGCACTTACGATTTCGCTGAGCCAGGTTTTATCCTGATTGATCGCGTGAATGAAATGAACAATAACTGGTTCTGCGAAAATATTCGCGCGACTAATCCATGTGGTGAGCAACCATTGCCGCCTTATGGTGCGTGCTTATTGGGTTCAGTTAACCTGACTAAATTTGTGAAAAAACCATTTACGGATGAAGCGCATTTTGATTGGGCTGAGTACCGCGAAGTGGTAGCTATTTTCACGCGTATGTTAGATAACGTGGTTGAAATCAATGGCTTACCATTGCAGCAACAACGCGATGAAATCGCACGCAAACGCCGTCACGGTATGGGTTATTTGGGTTTAGGCTCATCACTCACCATGATGAAAATGAAATACGGCGAAGAAGATTCAATCAAGTTCACCGATGAAGTGACGCGCGTGATGGCAGAAGTGGGCTGGGAAATCGGCGTGCAATTGGCCGATGAAAAAGGCGCTGCGCCTATCATGGAAGAGAAGTTTGAAGTAACCGCAGACATGCTAGCGAAACGCCCAGAAATGGCGGCGGATGGCATTAAAGTCGGCAGCAAAGTGGCAGGTAAAGTGTTGTTGGGCAAATATAGCCGCTATATGCAGCAATTCCCAGAAGGCTTGCGTAACCAAATCGCTACTAAAGGTGTGCGTTTTACGCACCATAGCTCAATCGCGCCAACTGGCACTATTTCACTTTCATTGGCTAACAACGCCAGCAACGGTATCGAGCCATCTTTTGCGCATCATTACAATCGCAATGTGATTCGCGAAGGCAAAAAATCAAAAGAGAAAGTTGATGTATTCTCTTACGAATTATTGGCATATCGCGAGTTAATTAACCCAAAAGCGATGCCGTTTAGCGATAAAGAAGATGAAAAGTTACCCGATTACTTCCTAGACTCATCAACTATCATGGCAAAAGCGCATGTGGATATTCAAGCTGCGTCACAAAAATGGATTGATAGTTCTATCTCAAAAACCATTAACGTGCCAACCGATTATGACTTTGAAGATTTCAAAAGCATCTATCTCTACGCTTACGATAAAGGCCTAAAAGGTTGCACCACTTTCAGGTTTAATCCAGAGGCATTCCAAGGCGTGCTGGTGACTGAAAAAGATCTGGAAAATACCACTTACAAATTCACGCTAGATGACGGCACTGAGTTAGAAGTAAAAGGTAATGAAGAGATTGAATATGATGGTGAGATTCATAGCGCGGCGAATTTATACGATGCGCTTAAAGAAGGTTACTACGGGAAGTTTTAG
- a CDS encoding DUF2165 family protein, with protein sequence MTLHTSIWLFQAIHAIGLTVWLTIAIINNYQAFQSSIAAIGNIMSMAPLTLPPVINTPLLNRALSFVTLHKIGLLFILLLQIIAALSFWIGSYKLVIACDLTAAQPWLNIALASFSACLFTMHLGGLWFGYWIKQEGLQLTHISLLIWTLAAFFLFNISWNNMGSY encoded by the coding sequence ATGACATTACACACTTCTATTTGGCTATTTCAGGCAATTCACGCTATCGGGTTGACGGTATGGTTAACTATTGCAATTATTAATAACTATCAGGCTTTCCAAAGCTCAATAGCTGCTATTGGCAATATCATGTCTATGGCGCCACTTACACTACCACCTGTAATCAATACACCACTTTTAAATCGAGCCCTATCTTTTGTAACCTTACATAAGATTGGATTGTTATTTATATTGCTACTCCAAATTATTGCAGCCTTATCATTTTGGATAGGAAGTTATAAGCTGGTCATTGCATGCGACCTCACTGCGGCACAACCTTGGTTAAATATTGCACTTGCTTCATTTTCTGCTTGTCTTTTTACCATGCATCTAGGTGGTCTGTGGTTCGGTTATTGGATTAAGCAAGAAGGTCTACAACTTACTCATATCAGCTTGCTAATTTGGACGCTGGCGGCTTTCTTTCTATTCAATATTTCATGGAATAATATGGGGAGTTATTAA
- a CDS encoding helix-turn-helix transcriptional regulator codes for MNNASIVFDNLNAEPTADRILFFIKSKGPTSTAALSKALEMTSEAARQQVQKLIALGLIEGQQEAISGVGRPRQNWVLTEAGNNRFPNTHAQLTVQLIGSIRQLFGEEGLERLILQREDESRNSYLQACSGKSLHEKLKQLAAIRSSEGYMARVEIDGNDWLLIEDHCPICAAARTCSGFCRSELQLFQDVIGDVAKVTREQHLLYDARRCVYRITLIAK; via the coding sequence ATGAATAATGCAAGCATTGTCTTTGATAATTTAAATGCGGAACCCACTGCAGACCGCATCTTATTTTTTATCAAATCGAAAGGCCCTACATCCACAGCTGCGCTTTCAAAAGCATTAGAGATGACCAGTGAAGCTGCGCGGCAGCAAGTACAAAAACTGATTGCCTTAGGGTTGATTGAAGGTCAGCAGGAGGCGATCTCTGGCGTGGGACGGCCTCGCCAAAACTGGGTGCTAACTGAAGCTGGTAATAATCGATTTCCCAATACACATGCTCAATTAACGGTGCAGTTAATAGGATCTATTCGGCAACTTTTTGGTGAAGAAGGCTTAGAGCGCTTGATTCTGCAGCGTGAAGATGAGTCGCGCAACAGCTACCTTCAGGCTTGCTCGGGTAAATCTTTGCACGAAAAATTAAAGCAGCTTGCAGCAATACGATCGAGCGAAGGCTATATGGCAAGAGTTGAAATAGATGGGAATGATTGGTTGTTAATAGAAGATCATTGCCCAATTTGCGCTGCAGCCCGCACATGCTCAGGATTTTGCCGCTCTGAGTTACAACTCTTTCAAGATGTTATTGGAGATGTTGCTAAAGTAACACGCGAGCAGCATCTACTTTATGACGCTAGACGCTGTGTTTATCGAATTACACTGATTGCTAAGTAG
- a CDS encoding MFS transporter produces MLALFILFLYYPSYWLDNRGTSLSCRAMKGLDLEELSIRKATPLSATATWGDLLKGKNGLLALALTGGVALHAINVHIVTTVLPSVVQEIGGLDWYAWNTTLFVVASIIGAAMSVKLFYILGARQAYISVLMIFAIGSVICAFAISMPLMLIGRSIQGLGGGILAALSYALIRVVFPSSLWSRAVALVSGMWGVATLCGPAVGGLFAQLGHWRWAFWILLPVSLLQGILVSAQLRPYTKLKSPSNKAPNIPMTQIFLLTCSVLAVAAGSMSMEIIWQSIGLISGLILGGTAIMWDKRTSVRLLPSSGAMINMPLGATYASIALLLIGTTTEIFVPYFLQTLHNYTPLAAGYLTALMAGGWSLGSLLSSGNHRANAMRLLRIGPMLCTISLLALALVIPNFLALELNLLTLLCGLTLFSAGAGVGIGWPHLVTQVLTLAPANEEDMASAAITTVQLYGMAIGAAAAGLVVNTAGLNNGTEGVQSAAVWLFGSFAIAPALAAILAYRIIKN; encoded by the coding sequence ATGCTTGCATTATTCATATTGTTCCTCTATTATCCAAGCTATTGGTTGGATAATAGAGGAACTTCGCTGTCTTGTCGAGCGATGAAAGGGTTGGATTTGGAAGAGTTAAGTATCAGAAAAGCAACCCCCTTATCCGCTACCGCGACATGGGGAGACTTGCTTAAAGGTAAAAATGGCTTACTCGCTCTGGCATTAACTGGTGGTGTAGCACTGCACGCAATTAATGTGCATATCGTTACCACGGTGCTGCCTTCAGTTGTGCAAGAGATTGGTGGGCTAGATTGGTATGCCTGGAACACTACGCTTTTTGTGGTGGCTTCCATCATTGGTGCTGCAATGTCAGTTAAATTGTTTTATATATTAGGCGCTCGCCAAGCTTATATATCAGTCTTAATGATATTCGCAATAGGTTCAGTGATTTGTGCATTTGCAATATCTATGCCTTTAATGCTCATTGGACGCAGCATACAAGGCTTGGGAGGCGGCATCCTTGCAGCATTAAGTTATGCACTTATTCGAGTTGTATTTCCTTCGTCTTTATGGTCGCGTGCAGTTGCACTAGTGTCTGGCATGTGGGGAGTTGCAACACTTTGTGGCCCTGCAGTAGGCGGTTTGTTTGCACAATTAGGTCATTGGCGCTGGGCATTTTGGATATTACTTCCAGTGTCACTACTTCAAGGAATTTTAGTATCTGCTCAATTACGTCCTTACACAAAACTCAAATCGCCAAGTAATAAAGCACCGAATATTCCAATGACTCAAATCTTTTTACTCACCTGTTCTGTATTAGCAGTCGCAGCGGGCAGCATGTCAATGGAAATCATCTGGCAGAGTATTGGCCTTATTAGTGGCTTAATTCTAGGTGGTACTGCAATTATGTGGGACAAACGAACATCTGTACGATTGCTGCCTAGCAGCGGCGCAATGATTAACATGCCGTTAGGTGCCACTTATGCAAGCATTGCCTTATTGCTTATTGGTACAACTACTGAAATTTTTGTGCCTTATTTTTTACAGACTTTACACAATTACACACCCTTAGCCGCAGGGTATTTAACGGCACTTATGGCAGGTGGCTGGAGTTTAGGCTCACTACTTTCTTCAGGTAACCATCGTGCAAATGCCATGCGTTTATTACGTATAGGCCCAATGCTTTGCACTATTAGCCTACTGGCTTTAGCGTTGGTCATTCCCAATTTCTTAGCATTAGAACTCAATTTACTAACATTACTCTGCGGTTTGACCCTTTTTAGTGCTGGAGCTGGTGTAGGAATAGGATGGCCACATTTAGTGACTCAGGTATTAACCCTAGCACCCGCCAACGAAGAAGATATGGCATCAGCGGCCATCACCACCGTTCAATTGTACGGAATGGCAATAGGTGCAGCAGCAGCAGGATTGGTGGTTAATACGGCAGGTCTGAATAATGGTACTGAAGGCGTGCAATCTGCCGCGGTGTGGTTATTTGGTTCGTTTGCCATCGCGCCTGCCCTGGCAGCCATTCTTGCCTACAGAATCATTAAAAATTAA
- a CDS encoding TonB-dependent receptor: MKTKLKQKLILAAVIAAYSMSQTVFAEDKSETVNLEKVKIISTTPLSSIGLPINQIPSNVQTLNAKDLEKSQSLDITDYMTRYFSGININNIQNNPLQMDVNYRGFIASPLLGSPQGLSVYVDGVRMNQAFGDVVSWDLIPKNAILGMQLMPGSNPLFGLNTLGGALSIQTKDGRNSPGGALQLTYGSFDRKIAEFEYGGSQDSLDWFVAGTYFDENGWRDKSPTDFGQLFGKVGWQGENTNLKLTYSYANTDLTGNGLVPKSLNRRDYDAVFTSPDNTKNKSNFVNLQLDHFFTDAVNLSGNVYYKKLKTNTLNGDMNDESLPEVPGGAGQSMGTNYGGASAANNCLAQVLAADEPGEKCPGVINRTSTVTDTFGLFSQVSVVNKLFDLNNSFVVGAGAEYSSIKFNQSAEFADIFGRAAVGTGYMADGTNGDIDGDPDDRRTKLNSKNVVYSIYGTDTLALNDKLSLTGSARYNHVRVANRDQLITDRSDPGTLTGTHHFNRINPAVGLTYAHTETLNFYGGYNEGSRAPTSVELGCANEDAPCRLPNSFAGDPPLKQVVTKSWDAGVRGRFNDDIKWSAGVFTATNYDDLQFVSAGSTGAGFFKNFGETRRRGIEAALSGDYNALSYGASYTFLDATYQSGETINGNNNNSGQPVSAIEGNGANLTPVSRVVSIKKGDKIPLLPRNQLKLFGSYKFTPAFELGADAQIYSDAFVRGNENNDHKAGTVTYNCVGAVNADTGAVNAAPCGNRTKQGEFKGGGKIGGYTLVNLVASYKIQPEWKLFGRVNNLFDREYATAGQLGADPFNSGGNVALGTGTQANRSTTIGDTFVAPGAPRSAWVGVRYEFGAKK; the protein is encoded by the coding sequence ATGAAAACAAAATTAAAACAAAAATTGATATTGGCCGCAGTTATCGCAGCTTACTCAATGTCACAAACCGTGTTCGCTGAAGATAAAAGTGAAACAGTTAACCTTGAAAAAGTAAAGATTATTAGTACCACACCGCTATCTTCAATTGGCTTGCCAATTAACCAAATCCCATCAAATGTACAAACGCTTAATGCAAAAGATTTGGAGAAGTCTCAATCACTGGACATTACTGATTACATGACACGTTATTTCAGCGGCATTAATATCAATAATATTCAAAATAACCCATTGCAGATGGATGTTAACTATCGCGGCTTTATCGCTTCACCGTTACTGGGCTCTCCCCAAGGACTTTCTGTTTACGTAGATGGCGTACGTATGAATCAGGCCTTTGGCGATGTGGTCAGTTGGGATCTCATTCCAAAAAATGCAATCTTGGGCATGCAATTAATGCCAGGATCCAACCCGCTGTTTGGATTAAATACATTAGGTGGCGCGCTATCAATTCAAACTAAGGATGGGCGCAACTCACCAGGTGGTGCGCTTCAACTCACTTATGGATCATTTGATAGAAAAATAGCCGAATTTGAATATGGCGGCTCACAAGATAGTTTGGATTGGTTTGTTGCTGGGACTTATTTTGATGAAAACGGCTGGAGAGATAAGTCACCAACTGACTTTGGCCAACTTTTTGGTAAAGTGGGATGGCAAGGTGAAAACACAAATCTTAAATTGACGTACTCCTATGCAAATACAGATTTAACAGGTAACGGCTTAGTGCCTAAATCACTCAATCGTCGTGATTATGATGCTGTCTTTACATCGCCTGATAATACAAAGAACAAATCTAACTTTGTAAATTTGCAACTAGATCACTTCTTTACCGATGCGGTTAATTTATCCGGTAATGTGTACTACAAAAAATTGAAAACTAACACATTAAATGGCGATATGAATGATGAGTCTCTACCAGAGGTTCCCGGTGGCGCAGGTCAATCAATGGGCACCAATTATGGTGGAGCGAGTGCTGCAAATAATTGTCTTGCGCAGGTTTTAGCGGCAGACGAGCCTGGTGAGAAATGCCCTGGGGTGATTAATCGTACCAGCACAGTGACAGACACTTTCGGTCTGTTTTCACAGGTTAGTGTAGTCAACAAATTGTTTGATTTGAACAACTCCTTCGTAGTTGGTGCAGGTGCGGAATATAGCAGTATTAAATTTAATCAATCAGCTGAATTTGCTGATATATTTGGCCGCGCTGCAGTTGGCACTGGATATATGGCAGATGGTACCAATGGCGATATTGATGGTGATCCGGATGACAGAAGAACTAAATTAAACAGCAAAAATGTTGTGTATAGCATTTATGGTACCGACACACTTGCGCTTAACGATAAGTTAAGTTTAACTGGTTCAGCACGCTACAACCACGTTAGGGTTGCAAACCGCGATCAGTTAATTACGGATAGATCTGACCCTGGCACTTTGACAGGTACACATCATTTCAACCGTATTAACCCTGCAGTTGGGTTAACTTATGCGCATACAGAAACCCTTAATTTCTATGGTGGCTATAATGAAGGTAGTCGCGCACCTACATCTGTTGAGCTAGGTTGTGCTAACGAAGATGCGCCTTGCCGTCTACCGAACTCTTTCGCTGGTGACCCACCTCTAAAACAAGTGGTCACAAAAAGCTGGGATGCTGGTGTGAGAGGTCGTTTTAATGATGATATTAAGTGGAGCGCAGGTGTATTTACTGCAACCAATTATGATGACCTTCAATTTGTAAGCGCTGGTAGCACAGGTGCAGGCTTCTTTAAAAACTTCGGTGAAACAAGAAGACGTGGTATTGAGGCAGCTCTTTCTGGTGATTACAATGCATTGAGCTATGGTGCAAGTTATACCTTTCTAGACGCTACCTACCAAAGCGGCGAAACTATTAACGGTAATAACAATAACTCTGGTCAACCTGTATCAGCTATTGAGGGGAATGGTGCTAACTTAACGCCTGTAAGTAGAGTAGTTAGCATTAAAAAAGGTGACAAGATTCCGCTTTTACCAAGAAATCAACTCAAATTATTTGGTAGTTATAAATTTACACCAGCATTTGAGTTAGGTGCTGACGCTCAAATATATTCAGATGCTTTTGTACGCGGTAACGAGAATAATGACCACAAAGCTGGCACCGTTACTTACAATTGTGTTGGTGCTGTAAATGCTGACACAGGTGCAGTTAATGCGGCTCCATGCGGAAACAGAACGAAGCAAGGTGAGTTTAAAGGCGGCGGAAAAATAGGTGGCTATACGCTTGTTAACCTTGTCGCTAGCTATAAAATCCAACCGGAATGGAAGCTTTTTGGCCGTGTAAACAATCTGTTCGATCGTGAATATGCGACAGCAGGACAATTAGGCGCAGATCCATTCAACTCAGGCGGTAACGTTGCTTTAGGTACAGGAACGCAAGCGAATAGAAGTACAACTATTGGTGATACGTTTGTTGCTCCAGGTGCTCCACGCTCAGCATGGGTTGGCGTTCGTTATGAGTTTGGCGCTAAAAAATAG
- a CDS encoding efflux RND transporter periplasmic adaptor subunit, translated as MNDLNKSIVKSFSNKSFLIAVGILLITTMLNGCEKKAKEAQVAPFPEVDVATVLFQSIQQWDQFNGHISAIESVDIRPRVSGYIQRIAFKEGDEIQKGDLLFLIDQRPYRATLNSAAARHERMVATDALAQSQSNRAQVLLKDNAISREETEARQATQAQTQADIKDAEAALEVAKLNLGFTEVRAPISGRVSRAILTVGNLVVADQTTLTTLVSQNPVYVYFDPDEYSYLRYKSEARRKSKSEGGAQVRVGLANEQGFPHLGNVDFLDNQINPTTGTIRARAKLNNADRLFTPGMYARVQMAGDDDTQKILLDNKAILTDQDRNYVYILEEGNKAVRKDVVLGRTWNGLRVIESGLAPDNKVVIAGLQRIYFSGAQVKPNVVSMELSSTKAASPNNSINK; from the coding sequence ATGAATGACTTGAATAAATCAATAGTCAAAAGTTTTTCAAATAAATCATTTTTAATAGCCGTAGGGATACTGCTAATTACAACCATGTTAAATGGATGCGAGAAAAAAGCGAAGGAAGCTCAAGTCGCTCCATTTCCTGAAGTCGATGTTGCAACCGTTTTATTTCAATCTATCCAACAGTGGGATCAATTTAATGGCCACATAAGTGCAATTGAATCTGTGGATATAAGGCCGCGTGTCAGCGGATATATTCAAAGAATTGCATTCAAAGAAGGGGATGAAATTCAAAAAGGAGATTTATTGTTTCTCATAGATCAGCGCCCGTACCGAGCTACCTTGAACAGTGCGGCCGCGCGTCATGAGCGAATGGTTGCTACTGATGCTCTTGCTCAATCACAAAGTAATCGCGCTCAAGTCTTATTGAAAGATAACGCAATTTCAAGAGAGGAAACTGAAGCTCGTCAAGCGACTCAAGCGCAAACTCAAGCAGATATTAAGGATGCTGAAGCTGCATTGGAAGTAGCTAAGTTGAATTTAGGCTTTACTGAAGTACGAGCACCCATCAGCGGGCGTGTCAGTAGAGCTATTTTAACTGTTGGTAATCTCGTTGTTGCCGATCAAACCACTCTAACCACACTCGTTTCACAAAACCCTGTATACGTTTATTTTGACCCAGATGAATATAGCTATTTGCGTTACAAGTCAGAAGCACGAAGGAAGAGTAAAAGCGAGGGAGGCGCGCAGGTGCGAGTTGGCTTGGCTAATGAGCAAGGATTTCCGCACTTAGGTAACGTAGATTTTCTCGACAATCAAATCAATCCTACTACTGGCACCATTCGTGCCCGCGCAAAACTCAATAATGCAGATAGGTTATTTACGCCAGGAATGTACGCTCGTGTCCAAATGGCCGGCGATGATGATACTCAGAAGATTCTTCTTGATAACAAAGCGATTCTTACTGATCAGGATCGCAACTATGTATATATCTTAGAAGAAGGCAATAAAGCAGTCAGAAAAGATGTGGTGCTTGGCCGAACATGGAACGGACTGAGAGTAATCGAATCTGGGCTAGCGCCAGATAACAAAGTAGTTATAGCCGGATTACAAAGAATTTATTTTTCAGGCGCACAAGTGAAACCAAACGTTGTGTCTATGGAATTATCTTCTACCAAAGCCGCATCTCCAAATAACTCAATTAATAAATAG
- a CDS encoding TSCPD domain-containing protein → MAVKIEKKITGYALVSEDDKTKTAELKEANAKIVQLGEPLDRPEKITGSTYKVKTPVTEHALYITINDVVMNEGTPQEHRRPFEIFINSKNMDHFQWIVALTRVMSAVFRKGGDVTFLVEELKSVFEPSGGYFKKGGKFVPSLVAEIGEVVEQHLQEIGMLKKPGLDQHQQKLVDEKKAEYLEKHAKSGEDMNAEGFPKGAQLCNKCQTKAAIIMDGCLTCLNCGESKCG, encoded by the coding sequence ATGGCAGTTAAAATTGAAAAGAAAATCACTGGCTATGCGCTAGTGAGTGAAGACGACAAAACAAAAACCGCAGAACTTAAAGAAGCGAATGCGAAAATCGTACAACTAGGCGAGCCGCTAGACCGCCCAGAAAAAATCACTGGCAGCACCTATAAAGTAAAAACGCCAGTCACAGAGCACGCGCTTTATATCACCATTAACGACGTAGTGATGAACGAAGGCACGCCGCAAGAGCACCGTCGCCCGTTCGAGATTTTCATCAACTCCAAAAACATGGATCACTTTCAATGGATAGTCGCCCTTACCCGTGTGATGTCTGCTGTGTTTCGTAAAGGTGGTGACGTGACGTTTTTGGTGGAAGAACTGAAAAGCGTATTTGAACCAAGCGGCGGCTACTTTAAAAAAGGCGGCAAATTCGTACCAAGTTTGGTGGCAGAGATTGGCGAAGTCGTAGAGCAACATCTGCAAGAAATTGGCATGCTTAAAAAACCAGGCTTAGACCAACATCAACAAAAATTGGTGGATGAGAAAAAAGCAGAGTATCTAGAAAAACATGCGAAATCAGGCGAAGACATGAACGCGGAAGGCTTTCCAAAAGGCGCACAACTGTGCAATAAATGCCAAACCAAAGCGGCGATTATCATGGATGGTTGTTTGACTTGTTTGAATTGTGGTGAGAGTAAGTGTGGGTAA